In a single window of the Streptomyces sp. HUAS ZL42 genome:
- a CDS encoding CaiB/BaiF CoA transferase family protein has translation MSTHQKGPGGVLGGAGRGALDGLRIADFSRVLAGPYATMLLADLGADVVKVERPGVGDDTRAWHPPADHDGTSTYFLSVNRNKRSVVLDLTTETGRGQAHALVAESDVLVENFRPGTMERLGLGYRELRARHPELIYCSISGFGSGAGAAIPGYDLLVQAVGGLMSVTGDAAGEPMKAGVALVDVVTGLHASLGILAALRHRDATGEGQHVEVNLLASLLSAMVNQASAFAVAGVVPGRLGNAHPSIAPYETFPTADRPIALAVGNDRQFAALAEVVGDPGLALDNRFRTNGDRVAHRGELRDVLTERLGAGGADHWAGVLLAAGVPAGPVNALDEAFAFAQGLGLPGIVDIPATAADGAAGRPFRQVANPITLSETPARYHLPPPRLGQHTAEILPRLSDHASEREGAIT, from the coding sequence ATGAGCACCCACCAGAAAGGGCCGGGCGGCGTTCTCGGCGGAGCGGGGCGCGGCGCGCTGGACGGTCTGCGCATCGCCGACTTCTCCCGGGTTCTCGCGGGGCCCTATGCCACCATGCTCCTCGCCGACCTCGGCGCCGACGTGGTGAAGGTGGAGCGTCCGGGCGTCGGGGACGACACACGGGCCTGGCACCCTCCGGCGGATCACGACGGCACGTCGACGTATTTCCTGAGCGTCAACCGGAACAAGAGATCCGTCGTCCTGGACCTGACGACCGAGACCGGCCGCGGGCAGGCCCATGCCCTGGTCGCCGAGTCCGACGTGCTGGTGGAGAACTTCCGTCCCGGCACGATGGAGCGGCTGGGTCTCGGCTATCGCGAACTCCGCGCCCGGCATCCGGAGTTGATCTACTGCTCGATCAGCGGCTTCGGTAGCGGTGCGGGCGCGGCGATTCCCGGATACGACCTGCTCGTGCAGGCCGTCGGCGGTCTGATGAGCGTGACCGGGGACGCGGCCGGGGAGCCGATGAAGGCGGGCGTGGCCCTGGTCGACGTGGTCACCGGCCTGCACGCCTCGCTCGGCATCCTGGCCGCCCTCCGGCACCGGGACGCCACGGGGGAGGGACAGCACGTGGAGGTCAACCTGCTCGCGTCGCTGTTGTCTGCCATGGTCAACCAGGCGTCGGCGTTCGCCGTCGCCGGTGTCGTCCCGGGGCGCCTGGGCAACGCGCACCCGAGCATCGCCCCGTACGAGACCTTCCCGACCGCCGATCGTCCGATCGCGCTCGCGGTGGGCAACGACCGCCAGTTCGCGGCGCTCGCCGAGGTCGTCGGGGATCCCGGTCTCGCGCTGGACAACCGTTTCCGCACCAATGGCGACCGGGTCGCCCACCGCGGCGAGCTGCGGGACGTCCTGACCGAGCGGCTGGGCGCCGGCGGAGCCGACCACTGGGCGGGCGTCCTGCTGGCCGCGGGAGTGCCCGCCGGACCCGTCAACGCCCTGGACGAGGCGTTCGCGTTCGCCCAGGGGCTCGGCCTTCCCGGCATCGTCGACATCCCCGCCACCGCGGCCGACGGAGCAGCCGGCAGGCCCTTCCGCCAGGTCGCGAACCCCATCACGCTGAGTGAGACACCCGCGCGGTACCACCTGCCCCCGCCGCGCCTGGGCCAGCACACCGCGGAGATTCTTCCCCGCCTGTCCGACCACGCCTCAGAGCGAGAGGGAGCGATCACGTGA
- a CDS encoding acyl-CoA dehydrogenase family protein, giving the protein MMSRKPLKDPLDLLDFSSALSDEEREIQATVAKFLEDRVRPHIGEWFENAHFARELAPELGKLGVLGMHLEGYGCAGTNAVGYGLACLELEAADSGFRSFVSVQGSLSMFSIWKWGSEEQKQEWLPRLAAGEAIGCFGLTEPDFGSNPSGMRTRAVRDGDDWILNGSKMWITNGGIADVATVWAQTEDGIRGFLVPRGTPGFTTQDIKQKMSLRASITSELYFDNVRLPDSARLPLAEGLRGPLSCLNEARFGILFGAVGAARDSLQAAIQYADSRVQFDKPISAFQLTQKKLADMTVSVGAAALLALHLGRLKDEHRIRPEQISVGKLNNVREAIAVARECRSILGANGISVEYSPLRHANNLESVLTYEGTNEMHTLVVGQAITGYPAFR; this is encoded by the coding sequence ATGATGAGCCGCAAGCCGCTGAAGGACCCCCTCGACCTGCTCGACTTCTCCTCCGCCCTCAGCGACGAGGAGCGCGAGATCCAGGCCACCGTCGCCAAGTTCCTCGAGGACCGGGTGCGCCCGCACATCGGCGAGTGGTTCGAGAACGCGCATTTCGCCCGCGAACTCGCCCCGGAGCTCGGCAAGTTGGGCGTGCTCGGCATGCACCTCGAAGGGTACGGCTGCGCAGGGACGAACGCCGTCGGTTACGGCCTGGCCTGTCTGGAGCTGGAGGCGGCGGACTCCGGTTTCCGCAGCTTCGTCTCCGTGCAGGGCTCGCTGTCGATGTTCTCCATCTGGAAGTGGGGCTCGGAGGAGCAGAAGCAGGAGTGGCTGCCCCGGCTCGCCGCCGGTGAGGCCATCGGCTGCTTCGGCCTGACCGAGCCCGACTTCGGCAGCAACCCCTCCGGGATGCGCACCAGGGCCGTGCGCGACGGCGACGACTGGATCCTGAACGGCTCCAAGATGTGGATCACCAACGGTGGCATCGCCGACGTGGCCACCGTCTGGGCGCAGACCGAGGACGGCATCCGCGGCTTCCTGGTACCCCGCGGGACGCCCGGCTTCACCACGCAGGACATCAAGCAGAAGATGTCGCTGCGCGCCTCCATCACCTCGGAGCTGTACTTCGACAACGTACGGCTGCCCGACTCGGCGCGGCTGCCGCTCGCGGAGGGCCTGCGCGGCCCGCTGTCCTGCCTGAACGAAGCCCGCTTCGGCATCCTGTTCGGCGCGGTCGGCGCGGCGCGCGACTCGCTCCAGGCGGCCATCCAGTACGCCGACTCCCGGGTGCAGTTCGACAAGCCGATCAGCGCCTTCCAGCTCACCCAGAAGAAGCTGGCCGACATGACTGTCTCGGTGGGCGCGGCCGCACTGCTCGCCCTGCACCTGGGCCGCTTGAAGGACGAGCACCGCATCCGCCCCGAACAGATCAGCGTGGGCAAGCTCAACAACGTCCGGGAAGCGATCGCCGTCGCGCGGGAGTGCCGCAGCATCCTGGGGGCCAACGGCATCTCCGTGGAGTACTCGCCACTGCGCCACGCCAACAACCTCGAGTCCGTCCTGACCTACGAGGGCACCAACGAGATGCACACGCTGGTCGTCGGTCAGGCGATCACCGGGTATCCCGCGTTCCGCTGA
- a CDS encoding flavin reductase family protein: MSPLVATPTDPALLRQAFGCFPSGVTALCALDSGSPVGMAASTFTPVSLEPALVSVCVQDTSSTWPRLRKQNRLGLSVLAEGQDPVCRSLAARDGDRFADVDWAAGEDGSVYVHGANLWLDCAIHSEFPGGDHTIVLLEIRGLRAEPDRAPLVFHGSRFRRLAAC, translated from the coding sequence ATGAGCCCGCTCGTCGCGACACCGACGGATCCCGCCCTGCTGCGCCAGGCGTTCGGCTGCTTCCCGTCCGGGGTGACAGCCCTGTGCGCACTTGATTCCGGTTCGCCGGTGGGCATGGCCGCGAGCACATTCACCCCGGTCTCCCTCGAGCCGGCGCTGGTGTCGGTCTGCGTCCAGGACACCTCGTCCACCTGGCCGAGGCTGCGGAAGCAGAACCGCCTGGGCCTGAGCGTGCTGGCCGAGGGGCAGGATCCGGTCTGCCGTTCGCTGGCCGCCAGGGACGGAGACCGGTTCGCGGACGTCGACTGGGCGGCCGGCGAGGACGGCAGCGTGTACGTCCACGGTGCGAACCTCTGGCTGGACTGCGCGATCCACTCCGAGTTCCCCGGAGGCGACCACACGATCGTCCTGCTGGAGATCCGCGGCCTGAGGGCCGAACCCGACCGGGCCCCGCTGGTGTTCCACGGCAGCCGGTTCCGGCGTCTGGCCGCGTGCTGA
- a CDS encoding acyl-CoA dehydrogenase family protein, producing the protein MTTLLKPTPSQDRETHDSVLGRIRAHLPEISARSAEAEAARAVPAEIIAALREAGVFRMALPRAWGGEQLDLVEAARVVQEISRADGSAGWTVQAASMAWFFVRSLPQETLEKEVFGDGADLMLRGAIAPKGKATPVEGGYRISGRWPLASGSFTPDWMLAGFVVEGVPALPDGRPDMRVALIRPEQVTFLDTWDAVGLRATQSTDFTMDDVFVPEHFTGPLMGGNNIPAPFYDLPYTATGASHDAVIIGCLEGALGDLAELAATKRPAFNPGVVVGQDPVFQEKFAELHLRTAALSALLEQTGRAVMDRALAGEEPAPAEWFSYTGGHQHIHHEGIRILNEIMTLSGSSGLYSSNPMQRRWRDVRCVSQHVAGNNGSLRRLGAVLSGQEEAR; encoded by the coding sequence ATGACGACATTGCTCAAGCCCACCCCGTCCCAGGACCGGGAAACCCACGACAGCGTGCTCGGCCGCATCCGTGCGCACCTGCCCGAGATCTCGGCGCGCTCCGCAGAGGCCGAGGCGGCCCGGGCAGTCCCCGCGGAGATCATCGCCGCTCTGCGCGAGGCTGGTGTGTTCCGGATGGCACTGCCCAGGGCCTGGGGCGGTGAGCAGCTCGACCTGGTGGAGGCCGCTCGGGTGGTCCAGGAGATCTCTCGGGCCGACGGTTCGGCCGGCTGGACCGTTCAGGCAGCATCGATGGCCTGGTTCTTCGTACGGTCGCTGCCCCAGGAGACGCTCGAGAAGGAGGTCTTCGGCGACGGCGCCGACCTGATGCTGCGTGGTGCCATCGCCCCCAAGGGAAAGGCGACCCCGGTGGAGGGCGGCTACCGGATCAGCGGCCGCTGGCCGCTGGCCAGTGGCTCGTTCACCCCGGACTGGATGCTCGCGGGCTTCGTCGTCGAGGGCGTGCCCGCGCTGCCGGACGGCCGCCCGGACATGCGCGTCGCGCTGATCCGCCCCGAGCAGGTGACCTTCCTCGACACCTGGGACGCGGTGGGCCTGCGTGCCACGCAGAGCACCGACTTCACGATGGACGACGTCTTCGTTCCCGAGCACTTCACGGGCCCGCTGATGGGCGGCAACAACATCCCCGCTCCCTTCTACGACCTGCCGTACACCGCCACCGGTGCCTCGCACGACGCCGTCATCATCGGCTGCCTGGAGGGTGCGCTCGGCGACCTCGCCGAACTGGCCGCCACCAAGCGGCCGGCGTTCAACCCCGGGGTGGTCGTGGGTCAGGACCCGGTGTTCCAGGAGAAGTTCGCCGAGCTGCACCTGCGCACGGCGGCACTGAGCGCCCTGTTGGAGCAGACCGGCCGCGCCGTCATGGACCGGGCACTCGCGGGCGAGGAGCCCGCCCCTGCCGAATGGTTCAGCTACACCGGCGGTCACCAGCACATCCATCACGAGGGCATCCGGATCCTCAACGAGATCATGACGCTGTCGGGCAGCTCGGGGCTCTACAGCTCCAACCCGATGCAGCGTCGCTGGCGGGACGTCCGCTGCGTCTCCCAGCACGTGGCCGGCAACAACGGCTCGCTGCGGCGTCTGGGCGCCGTCCTGTCGGGTCAGGAAGAGGCCCGATGA
- a CDS encoding helix-turn-helix domain-containing protein, translating to MPRITTPSEGTASERLECWRDAVSRNLAPLDVLPRESSDFRASLHAARVGQVQMSVITAEPHSVVRTRRHIGSDAPDFFQLTLQLTGQGVLTQRDRQARVGPGELVVYDTRRPFTYDLDQRHSGLVLMFPMAMLQMAERDLARVTATPVSCHDGLCRLVLPFLYGLARQVEHLESRGTPRLADNVVDLIGTLLTEHADAARAAEEDGPGLLAGRILAYMEQRLADPRLSPEGIAAAHRISRRYLYKLLAEQGYTVSGWIREQRLARCRRDLADPAMDHLPVGAIGGRWGFPDPAHFSHAFKAAYGMSPREARASRRRRHLLFSGDEAACPERALTDTQDLCSRTCARRPRPKGGATGRSDVRSCGSARPEATGLRALRVAHRPARRGTRGGRRLDRDPDGNASSCPPWGGSRPPHLHAAAVVPGSRTSGDGDDGDDGGRMAPGTRGTSLWPRALRPPGS from the coding sequence ATGCCCCGGATAACGACGCCGAGCGAAGGCACGGCCAGCGAGAGACTGGAATGCTGGCGAGACGCCGTCAGCCGGAATCTCGCCCCCCTGGACGTGCTGCCGCGCGAGTCCTCCGACTTCCGCGCATCACTGCACGCCGCGCGGGTCGGTCAGGTGCAGATGTCGGTCATCACCGCCGAACCGCACAGCGTGGTGCGCACCCGCCGGCACATCGGCTCTGACGCACCCGACTTCTTCCAGCTCACTCTGCAGCTCACCGGACAGGGCGTGCTCACCCAGAGGGACCGTCAGGCCCGGGTGGGGCCGGGCGAACTGGTGGTCTACGACACTCGCCGTCCCTTCACCTACGACCTCGACCAGCGCCACAGCGGCCTCGTCCTGATGTTCCCGATGGCCATGCTGCAGATGGCGGAACGTGATCTGGCGCGGGTGACGGCGACTCCGGTGTCGTGCCACGACGGGCTCTGCCGGCTGGTGCTGCCCTTCCTGTACGGGCTGGCGCGGCAGGTGGAGCACCTCGAGTCCCGCGGCACACCCCGCCTGGCCGACAACGTGGTCGACCTGATCGGCACTTTGCTCACGGAGCACGCCGACGCGGCCCGGGCAGCCGAGGAGGACGGCCCCGGGCTGCTCGCCGGGCGCATCCTCGCGTACATGGAGCAGCGGCTCGCCGACCCCCGGCTGAGCCCCGAGGGGATCGCGGCAGCCCACCGCATCTCCCGCCGTTACCTGTACAAGTTGCTGGCGGAGCAGGGGTACACCGTCTCCGGCTGGATCCGGGAACAGCGTCTCGCCCGGTGCCGGCGTGACCTCGCCGATCCGGCAATGGACCACCTTCCGGTGGGCGCCATCGGCGGACGCTGGGGTTTCCCGGACCCGGCCCACTTCAGCCACGCCTTCAAGGCGGCTTACGGCATGAGTCCCCGGGAGGCGCGCGCGAGCCGTCGAAGACGGCACCTGCTCTTCAGCGGCGACGAAGCAGCATGCCCTGAGCGAGCTTTGACGGACACTCAGGATCTGTGCTCACGGACATGTGCGCGCAGACCGCGGCCGAAGGGTGGCGCGACCGGCCGGTCGGACGTGCGCAGCTGCGGGTCCGCGCGACCTGAGGCAACCGGCCTGCGCGCACTCCGAGTCGCTCACCGACCGGCCCGCCGCGGTACGCGCGGCGGCCGACGCCTCGACCGCGACCCGGACGGCAACGCCTCGTCCTGCCCGCCCTGGGGCGGCAGCCGCCCTCCGCACCTGCATGCCGCTGCCGTCGTTCCTGGCTCCCGGACCTCCGGCGACGGTGATGACGGCGACGACGGTGGACGCATGGCGCCCGGGACGCGCGGGACATCGCTGTGGCCGCGGGCCCTCAGGCCGCCTGGTAGCTGA
- a CDS encoding 3-hydroxybutyryl-CoA dehydrogenase, with protein MTSIKQVGVVGAGQMGRGITEVCARAGLDVMLCDVTEDRARAGLAGVADSMLKAEQRGTITPDDRAHVLAGISVTGDLSRLSGADLVIEAAVEDEQAKTALFRQLDEVTDPAAVLASNTSSIPIAKLAAVTRRPEAVVGLHFFNPVPVMPLVEVIPSLHTSKATELRVRAFAGEILGKQTITAPDRAGFVVNSLLVPYLLAAVRMVGTGTATAEDIDTGMTAGCAHPMGPLRLADLIGLDTVAAIGEALYEEYREPLYAPPPLLRRMVESGLLGRKSGQGFFSYQAA; from the coding sequence GTGACATCGATCAAGCAGGTGGGCGTCGTCGGCGCCGGACAGATGGGCCGGGGCATCACCGAGGTCTGCGCCCGGGCAGGGCTGGACGTCATGTTGTGCGACGTGACCGAGGACAGGGCCCGTGCCGGACTCGCAGGCGTGGCGGACTCCATGCTCAAGGCGGAGCAGCGCGGCACCATCACCCCGGACGACCGGGCACATGTCCTGGCCGGGATCTCGGTCACCGGCGATCTCTCCCGTCTGTCCGGTGCGGACCTCGTCATCGAGGCCGCCGTCGAGGACGAGCAGGCGAAGACGGCGCTCTTCCGGCAGTTGGACGAGGTCACCGACCCGGCCGCCGTGCTGGCCAGCAACACCTCCTCGATCCCCATCGCCAAGCTCGCCGCTGTGACCCGACGGCCGGAGGCGGTGGTCGGCCTGCACTTCTTCAACCCCGTCCCCGTCATGCCACTGGTGGAGGTCATCCCCTCGCTGCACACGTCGAAGGCAACGGAACTGCGGGTACGTGCCTTCGCCGGCGAGATCCTGGGCAAGCAGACGATCACGGCGCCGGACCGCGCGGGCTTCGTGGTCAACTCGCTCCTGGTGCCGTACCTGTTGGCCGCGGTACGCATGGTCGGCACCGGCACGGCGACGGCCGAGGACATCGACACGGGGATGACGGCTGGCTGCGCCCACCCGATGGGCCCGCTGCGCCTCGCCGACCTCATCGGCCTGGACACGGTGGCGGCGATAGGCGAGGCGCTGTACGAGGAGTACCGGGAACCGCTGTACGCTCCTCCCCCGTTGCTGCGCCGTATGGTCGAGTCGGGACTGCTGGGCCGTAAGTCGGGACAGGGGTTCTTCAGCTACCAGGCGGCCTGA
- a CDS encoding LysR substrate-binding domain-containing protein, whose amino-acid sequence MELRWLESFVTVAEELHFARAADRLHLAPSALSAQVRSLESHLGVRLIDRGRRTRPALTSAGRLFLEEARLTLAQAARAEAVGRRAGRGELGHAQIAYVASAAFSGVLTDVLTRCAAPGTQLTVQVRELETPAQLEALACGDIDVGFLRWRPEYPPEVTATCLLTEEVVLALSADAPLAAYEAVPAAKLRDEQFVAPHFDEEYGCRDQILEVAEQGGFSPRCAPPVRDFIAALTLVGGGLAVALVPDSLRRVHIPGVAYRPLADVPLTTRLVGAYRRGETSPAVRGVIRRLREAAAATVPAD is encoded by the coding sequence GTGGAACTGCGCTGGCTGGAATCGTTCGTCACCGTCGCGGAGGAACTGCACTTCGCGCGGGCGGCGGACCGTCTGCATCTCGCGCCGTCGGCACTCAGCGCCCAGGTCAGATCCCTGGAGTCGCACCTCGGCGTCCGGCTGATCGACCGCGGGCGACGCACCCGCCCGGCACTGACCAGCGCCGGGCGGCTGTTCCTCGAGGAGGCGCGGCTGACCCTCGCCCAGGCCGCCAGGGCCGAGGCGGTGGGCCGGCGCGCCGGTCGCGGGGAGCTGGGGCACGCCCAGATCGCCTACGTCGCCTCGGCCGCGTTCTCCGGAGTACTCACCGACGTCCTCACCCGCTGCGCGGCCCCCGGCACTCAGCTCACCGTGCAGGTGCGCGAACTGGAGACACCTGCCCAACTGGAAGCGCTGGCCTGCGGGGACATCGACGTCGGCTTCCTGCGCTGGAGGCCGGAGTACCCGCCCGAGGTCACGGCCACCTGTCTGCTCACCGAAGAGGTCGTCCTGGCGCTGTCGGCCGACGCGCCACTGGCGGCGTACGAGGCGGTACCGGCGGCGAAGCTGCGCGACGAGCAGTTCGTGGCCCCGCACTTCGACGAGGAGTACGGCTGCCGCGACCAGATCCTTGAGGTGGCTGAGCAGGGGGGGTTCAGCCCGCGGTGCGCTCCCCCGGTGCGGGACTTCATCGCGGCACTGACACTCGTGGGCGGTGGTCTCGCGGTCGCTCTGGTCCCCGATTCGCTGCGCCGCGTGCACATCCCGGGGGTGGCCTACCGTCCGCTGGCGGACGTACCACTGACCACCCGGCTGGTCGGCGCCTACCGCAGGGGTGAGACCTCTCCCGCGGTCCGCGGCGTGATCCGCCGGCTGCGGGAGGCGGCTGCCGCCACGGTCCCCGCCGACTGA
- a CDS encoding alcohol dehydrogenase catalytic domain-containing protein, translated as MAKMLAARLHTLGEPMTVDTIDVPTPRPTDVLVRVKACGIVPNMANVINNWPTWYPHQPLPKLPAIFGLDPAGVVEAVGEAVLNTKPGDRVYVSPLRSCGSCQVCRGGELARCRYFTLNGYFSTSRDGQRIFDLYPYGGFAEYMTAPQHAIVDIPDNMSFEQAGKLGYIGTSYGALKHAAAGPGQVALIDGITGTLGVASTLLALASGVSKVLGTGRNEDLLKRVQALAPDRIEVMRLGEGSSGEWAKSRTGGEGADFVISALGAKAPVETMLDSMQGVRRGGKVVNVGGVGDALPVDVKWLMDEQVQLIGSNWFTTAQGQEVADMVATGALDLSYLITKPFPLSQVNEAISGRATDSDGGFSNYVVIP; from the coding sequence ATGGCGAAAATGCTCGCTGCCCGGCTGCACACGCTCGGTGAGCCGATGACGGTGGACACGATCGACGTGCCCACCCCGCGGCCCACCGACGTGCTGGTGCGGGTCAAGGCATGCGGGATCGTGCCGAACATGGCCAACGTGATCAACAACTGGCCCACCTGGTACCCGCATCAGCCGCTGCCCAAGCTCCCCGCGATCTTCGGCCTGGACCCCGCGGGCGTGGTCGAGGCGGTCGGTGAGGCGGTGCTCAACACCAAGCCCGGCGACAGGGTCTATGTGAGCCCTCTGCGGTCGTGCGGCAGTTGTCAGGTGTGCCGCGGCGGCGAGCTCGCCCGGTGCCGCTACTTCACCCTGAACGGCTACTTCAGCACGTCCCGCGACGGCCAGCGGATCTTCGACCTGTATCCGTACGGCGGTTTCGCGGAGTACATGACCGCACCTCAGCACGCGATCGTCGACATTCCGGACAACATGTCGTTCGAGCAGGCCGGAAAGCTCGGCTACATCGGCACGTCCTACGGAGCCCTCAAGCACGCCGCGGCCGGCCCCGGCCAGGTGGCGCTGATCGACGGGATCACCGGCACGCTCGGTGTCGCCTCCACCCTGCTCGCGCTGGCCTCGGGTGTCTCCAAGGTCCTGGGCACCGGCCGCAACGAGGACCTCCTCAAGCGCGTCCAGGCCCTTGCCCCGGACCGGATCGAGGTCATGCGGCTGGGCGAGGGCTCCTCGGGCGAGTGGGCGAAGTCCCGCACCGGCGGCGAGGGCGCGGACTTCGTGATCAGCGCCCTGGGGGCCAAGGCACCGGTGGAGACGATGCTGGACTCCATGCAGGGCGTGCGCCGCGGCGGCAAGGTGGTCAACGTCGGCGGTGTGGGCGACGCGCTGCCCGTGGACGTGAAGTGGCTCATGGACGAGCAGGTCCAGCTGATCGGCTCCAACTGGTTCACCACCGCTCAGGGCCAGGAGGTCGCCGACATGGTGGCCACCGGCGCCCTGGACCTGTCGTACCTGATCACCAAGCCCTTCCCCCTGTCCCAGGTCAACGAGGCGATCTCGGGACGCGCCACGGACAGCGACGGCGGATTCAGCAACTACGTCGTCATCCCCTGA
- a CDS encoding carboxymuconolactone decarboxylase family protein: protein MARVPYLRREDADEANKPLYDRLEAERKVPTANIFLALCNAPAQLDGFLTYANSLRASELSPALRELAILTVGHVTRSAYEVVHHRSHGLKAGLTEEQIAAVGDFETADVFDETEKAVMRLAKESTLQVDVSEETWRTAAERLPQKQMVELALSIAWYNSGVRIMGMLDVDLEENYPNPFAKP, encoded by the coding sequence ATGGCACGCGTTCCCTACCTGCGTCGCGAGGACGCGGACGAGGCGAACAAGCCCCTGTACGACCGGCTCGAGGCCGAGCGCAAGGTACCGACGGCGAACATCTTCCTCGCCCTCTGCAACGCGCCGGCCCAGCTGGACGGTTTCCTGACCTACGCCAACTCGCTGCGGGCCAGTGAGCTCAGCCCCGCGCTGCGCGAACTGGCGATCCTGACGGTCGGTCACGTGACCCGGTCCGCGTACGAGGTGGTGCACCACCGTTCGCACGGGCTCAAGGCCGGGCTCACCGAGGAGCAGATCGCCGCGGTGGGCGACTTCGAAACGGCGGACGTGTTCGACGAGACGGAAAAGGCGGTGATGCGCCTGGCCAAGGAGTCCACGCTCCAGGTCGACGTCTCCGAGGAGACGTGGCGTACCGCTGCCGAGCGCCTGCCCCAAAAGCAGATGGTCGAACTCGCGTTGTCCATTGCCTGGTACAACTCCGGCGTCCGGATCATGGGCATGCTGGACGTCGATCTCGAAGAGAACTACCCCAATCCCTTTGCGAAGCCGTGA
- a CDS encoding VOC family protein, with protein MLPPVNLRPSFNITRTSHVRLTVADLAESRNFYVKALGLVVSDEDERTCYLRGLAEACHHSLVLELDEEGAGSCRRIGFRVFFDEDLDIAHRWFRDRGLPAEWVDMPYQGRTLHVSDPAGTPLELCAHMETRPRLHIDFEHYKGAHAQRLDHFQTFAPNTYELCAFYGELGFRNSEYLAHGDKLLSAFMYRKGTCLDLAIVENTGPALHHFAYTVSESRDIFTACDWAGILGYGEGVERGPGRHGPGGMLYTYLRDPDGHRVEVFNSHYQTIDTEVEPVRWDAGSLSTNVRWGFPAVEKWYFEASPFVGVSQVPPAELPKPMTLEQFLLEQSAH; from the coding sequence ATGCTGCCACCCGTCAATCTGCGCCCGAGTTTCAACATCACCCGAACCAGCCATGTGCGTCTCACCGTGGCCGACCTCGCCGAGAGCCGGAACTTCTACGTGAAGGCCCTCGGACTCGTCGTCAGCGATGAGGACGAGCGCACCTGCTACCTCCGCGGCCTCGCCGAGGCCTGCCACCACAGCCTCGTGCTGGAACTGGACGAAGAGGGCGCCGGTTCGTGCAGGAGGATCGGTTTCCGCGTCTTCTTCGACGAGGACCTCGACATCGCCCACCGCTGGTTCCGCGACCGGGGGCTGCCCGCGGAATGGGTCGACATGCCGTACCAGGGACGCACCCTGCACGTCTCCGACCCCGCCGGCACGCCGCTCGAACTCTGCGCGCACATGGAGACGCGACCGCGGCTGCACATCGACTTCGAGCACTACAAGGGCGCTCACGCGCAGCGGCTGGACCACTTCCAGACCTTCGCTCCGAACACCTACGAGCTGTGCGCGTTCTACGGCGAGCTCGGCTTCCGGAACTCCGAGTACCTGGCGCACGGCGACAAGCTGCTGAGTGCGTTCATGTACCGCAAGGGCACCTGTCTGGACCTCGCGATCGTGGAGAACACCGGCCCCGCCCTGCACCACTTCGCCTACACCGTCTCCGAGAGCCGTGACATCTTCACCGCCTGTGACTGGGCGGGCATCCTCGGCTACGGCGAGGGCGTGGAGCGGGGTCCGGGACGGCACGGTCCGGGCGGGATGCTCTACACCTACCTCCGCGATCCCGACGGCCACCGGGTGGAGGTCTTCAACAGCCACTACCAGACGATCGACACCGAGGTCGAGCCGGTGCGCTGGGACGCGGGATCGCTGAGCACCAACGTCCGCTGGGGATTCCCGGCGGTGGAGAAGTGGTACTTCGAGGCGTCGCCCTTCGTCGGTGTCTCTCAGGTCCCGCCGGCCGAACTTCCGAAGCCGATGACGCTCGAGCAGTTCCTGCTCGAGCAGTCCGCACACTGA